Proteins from one Streptomyces sp. NBC_00390 genomic window:
- a CDS encoding glutamate synthase subunit beta, whose translation MSDPFGFMKIPRRPVPPRPVEERLSDWNEVYAGQILLPLVSEQASRCMDCGIPFCHSSCPLGNLIPEWNAYAMHGDWRAAAERLHATNNFPEFTGRLCPAPCEDGCVLTINADPVTIKNVEQAIADQIWERGYAPPRPPERLSGKTVAVVGSGPAGLAAAQQLTRIGHTVAVYERDDRIGGLLRYGIPEFKLEKRYLERRIEQMRQEGTKFRTGADVGRDLNAAELRRRHDAVVLAVGAMERRELPVPGRELDGIHQAMDYLTFANRVQEGDYAAPPVTADGKHVVIIGGGDTGSDCLGTALRQGATSVVQMDINPEPGDLRPDTEPWPTYPKVYRISHAHEEARGREGTDPRIFSSATLRFEADPSEHVCALHLTEVEPVHRRPRPDTERVIPAELVLLALGFSGPERGSGLIEQLGLTLDGRGNFARDAAFAARTARQGKAQGHDRGAEHGQGMRTGRSRAGGVFVAGDAGRGQSLVVWAIAEGRAAAAATDRYLTGFTELPAPVAATDRPMMA comes from the coding sequence ATGAGCGACCCCTTCGGCTTCATGAAAATCCCCCGTCGGCCCGTCCCGCCGCGCCCCGTCGAGGAGCGGCTGAGCGACTGGAACGAGGTCTACGCGGGTCAGATCCTGCTGCCCCTCGTGTCCGAGCAGGCCTCGCGCTGCATGGACTGCGGCATACCGTTCTGCCACAGCAGTTGCCCGCTGGGGAATCTGATCCCCGAGTGGAACGCGTACGCGATGCACGGCGACTGGCGGGCGGCGGCCGAGCGGCTGCACGCGACGAACAACTTCCCCGAGTTCACCGGAAGGCTCTGCCCGGCGCCGTGCGAGGACGGCTGCGTGCTGACGATCAACGCCGATCCGGTGACCATCAAGAACGTCGAGCAGGCCATCGCCGACCAGATCTGGGAGCGGGGGTACGCGCCGCCCCGGCCGCCGGAGCGGCTCAGCGGGAAGACCGTCGCCGTGGTCGGCTCCGGACCGGCGGGGCTGGCGGCGGCGCAGCAGCTGACGCGTATCGGTCACACCGTCGCCGTCTACGAGCGCGACGACCGCATCGGCGGGCTGCTGCGCTACGGCATCCCCGAGTTCAAGCTGGAGAAGCGGTACCTGGAACGCCGTATCGAGCAGATGCGGCAGGAGGGCACCAAATTCCGCACCGGTGCGGACGTCGGTAGGGATCTGAACGCCGCCGAGCTCAGGAGGCGGCACGACGCGGTGGTCCTCGCCGTCGGAGCCATGGAGCGGCGGGAGCTTCCCGTGCCCGGCCGCGAGCTGGACGGCATCCATCAGGCCATGGACTACCTCACCTTTGCCAACAGGGTCCAGGAGGGAGACTATGCCGCGCCGCCCGTCACAGCAGACGGGAAACACGTGGTGATCATCGGCGGCGGGGACACCGGCTCGGACTGTCTGGGCACCGCCCTGCGCCAGGGCGCGACCTCGGTCGTACAGATGGACATCAATCCGGAGCCGGGTGACCTGCGGCCGGACACCGAGCCCTGGCCCACGTATCCGAAGGTCTACCGGATCTCCCATGCCCATGAAGAGGCCCGGGGGCGGGAGGGCACGGATCCGAGGATCTTCTCCTCCGCCACCCTCCGTTTCGAGGCGGATCCCTCCGAGCACGTGTGCGCGCTGCACCTGACGGAGGTCGAGCCGGTCCACAGGAGGCCGCGGCCGGACACCGAGCGGGTGATTCCGGCCGAGCTGGTCCTGCTCGCTCTGGGTTTCTCGGGTCCCGAGCGGGGCAGCGGCCTGATCGAACAGCTCGGGCTCACCCTGGACGGCCGGGGGAACTTCGCCCGGGACGCCGCATTCGCCGCTCGGACGGCGCGGCAGGGAAAAGCGCAGGGGCACGATCGAGGTGCCGAGCATGGGCAGGGCATGCGGACGGGCCGTTCCCGGGCGGGCGGCGTGTTCGTCGCGGGCGACGCGGGGCGCGGCCAGTCCCTGGTGGTGTGGGCCATCGCGGAGGGACGGGCCGCGGCGGCGGCCACGGACCGTTATCTGACCGGCTTCACCGAGCTGCCGGCGCCCGTGGCCGCGACGGACCGGCCGATGATGGCGTGA
- a CDS encoding acyl-CoA dehydrogenase family protein, whose amino-acid sequence MDDVDPSVVAARTSPEKKARGITLFGVEAGMEGFTRGRKLDKVGQTESDTAELFFDEVRVQDTHVIGEVDQGFVHMMGRLPQERLGAAVSNVAHAAQILEETVEYTKERKAFGQSIGSFQHNKSRQHPRRRLPLWPPPRGVHQRLHPGGPAGVAGPPRPGRGRSPRGGRGRGGRAGAEPYPRPARTGGQPAAGASGDPTVPDLQAWLHDAVLELAVSDELADAEAGTILQAYYLGRASTHHQVACRLHLSRATYFRRLRRGLEAVAARLPQPDA is encoded by the coding sequence GTGGACGACGTCGACCCATCGGTCGTCGCGGCCCGCACCAGCCCGGAGAAGAAGGCGCGGGGCATCACCCTCTTCGGCGTGGAGGCCGGGATGGAGGGCTTCACCCGTGGCCGCAAGCTCGACAAGGTGGGCCAGACCGAGTCGGACACCGCTGAACTGTTCTTCGACGAGGTGCGGGTGCAGGACACCCACGTGATCGGCGAGGTCGACCAGGGCTTCGTCCACATGATGGGGCGGCTGCCCCAAGAGCGCCTCGGCGCCGCGGTGTCCAACGTCGCGCACGCTGCGCAGATCCTCGAGGAGACCGTCGAGTACACCAAGGAGCGTAAGGCGTTCGGCCAGTCCATCGGTTCCTTCCAGCACAACAAGTCACGGCAGCATCCGCGACGACGTCTTCCGCTGTGGCCGCCGCCCCGAGGTGTACACCAACGACTTCACCCCGGCGGCCCTGCCGGCGTGGCTGGGCCGCCTCGACCCGGCCGTGGGCGCAGCCCCCGTGGCGGACGCGGTCGCGGAGGTCGCGCGGGCGCTGAGCCGTATCCGCGACCCGCGCGCACTGGCGGACAGCCGGCTGCCGGCGCTTCCGGCGACCCGACCGTGCCGGACCTCCAGGCGTGGCTGCACGACGCCGTGCTCGAACTGGCGGTCAGCGACGAGCTCGCCGACGCGGAGGCGGGCACCATCCTCCAGGCGTACTACCTCGGCCGGGCCAGCACCCACCACCAGGTGGCATGCCGGCTGCACCTCAGCCGGGCGACCTACTTCCGGAGGCTGCGGCGGGGCCTCGAAGCCGTCGCTGCGCGCCTGCCGCAGCCGGATGCGTGA
- a CDS encoding SpoIIE family protein phosphatase, with the protein MTALSESREDPFAQHLAASAVLDDRGTVVAWSRQAEGLLGHPGTEVIGRSALDVLLDPRDLPAAKDAAATCRRDGGWFGVLAVRHRSGEFVEMGFRARELLRDDLVREWVLVGAPAASVLEWRRDRALLEGLFRRCPIGLAVHSPEMRILRVNRAIERFSGVPDAEHRGMRTGDLLVEEDARAARHRVRQVLETGTSLTTEQYGRLERNPTREQIVTVSAFRIEDSAGQVLGVAETVEDVTERHRARRRLALLDEAGTRIGTTLDVRETAWELADVMVPGLADHAWVDLSQPVTRGEEPTRPLAGPVARVAVRSVLAQEPGPPHPDAEPVELAPGTPQATCLADGRPVLEPVLPPDWHSTQPHLGGHAPEPGVHSLIVVPLAARGLVLGALSLWRSRRPEPFETDDLTLAQELASRAAVCIDNARRFTQQQQTAFALQRSLLPRAVPRQPAVEVAPRYFPARTAQGVGGDWFDIIPLSGARVALVVGDVVGHGVHAAATMGRLRTAVHTLASLDLEPDEVLARLDDLVNLLAAEQEEDGERTVGEQVIGATCLYAVYDPVSRRCSAARAGHPSPMVTTPDGQVSLLDLPAGPPLGLGGLPFEAEEVELAEGSLLTLYTNGLIGERYVDVDLRLERLRAVLTRPEDPLELTCQAVVDALVPADPTDDVALLVARTLVLPSQNVASWQLPLEPATAALARQLTTAKLTEWGLEHLAFTTELIASELVTNAYRYAGGPMTLRLIRENCLICEVSDASHTSPHLRRARTNDEGGRGLFLVAQMTERWGTRYTREGKTVWTEQPLSATPI; encoded by the coding sequence GTGACGGCGCTCAGCGAGAGCCGGGAGGATCCGTTCGCTCAGCACCTCGCCGCCTCGGCGGTGCTCGACGACCGGGGAACCGTGGTCGCGTGGAGCCGGCAGGCCGAGGGCCTGCTCGGCCACCCGGGGACGGAAGTGATCGGCCGTTCGGCGCTCGACGTCCTGCTGGATCCCCGTGATCTGCCCGCGGCCAAGGACGCCGCGGCGACGTGCAGGAGAGACGGCGGCTGGTTCGGGGTACTGGCGGTGCGACATCGCAGCGGGGAGTTCGTGGAGATGGGGTTCAGGGCGCGCGAACTCCTGCGTGACGACCTTGTCCGCGAGTGGGTCCTTGTCGGTGCGCCCGCGGCGAGCGTCCTCGAGTGGAGGAGGGACCGCGCCCTCCTCGAAGGGCTGTTCCGACGGTGCCCCATCGGCCTCGCCGTCCACAGCCCCGAGATGAGGATTCTCCGGGTCAACCGGGCGATCGAACGGTTCAGCGGAGTCCCGGACGCCGAGCACCGGGGCATGCGTACCGGCGATCTGCTGGTCGAGGAGGACGCGCGGGCCGCCCGGCACCGGGTGCGCCAGGTGCTGGAGACCGGCACATCACTCACCACCGAGCAGTACGGCCGCCTGGAGCGGAATCCGACACGAGAGCAGATCGTGACCGTCTCTGCCTTCCGGATCGAGGATTCCGCCGGACAGGTCCTGGGAGTGGCCGAGACGGTCGAGGACGTCACCGAACGCCATCGTGCCCGGCGTCGGCTCGCACTCCTCGACGAGGCCGGCACGCGCATCGGGACCACGCTCGATGTGCGCGAAACGGCCTGGGAACTCGCTGATGTGATGGTCCCCGGCCTCGCCGACCACGCATGGGTGGACCTGTCGCAGCCGGTGACGCGCGGTGAGGAGCCGACGCGTCCCCTGGCGGGGCCTGTCGCACGGGTGGCGGTCCGCAGCGTCCTGGCCCAGGAGCCCGGTCCGCCGCACCCGGATGCGGAGCCGGTCGAGCTCGCTCCGGGCACACCACAGGCCACATGCCTGGCCGACGGGCGGCCCGTCCTCGAACCGGTTCTTCCGCCCGACTGGCACTCCACGCAGCCGCACCTGGGTGGGCACGCCCCGGAACCGGGCGTCCACTCCCTGATCGTGGTGCCGCTGGCCGCACGGGGCCTGGTGCTGGGCGCGTTGAGCCTGTGGCGTTCGCGGCGCCCCGAGCCGTTCGAGACGGATGATCTGACGCTGGCCCAGGAACTCGCCTCCCGCGCCGCCGTCTGTATCGACAACGCCCGGCGCTTCACCCAGCAGCAGCAGACCGCGTTCGCCCTGCAACGCAGCCTGCTGCCGAGGGCGGTTCCGCGCCAGCCCGCCGTCGAGGTGGCGCCTCGGTACTTCCCGGCCAGGACGGCCCAGGGCGTGGGAGGTGACTGGTTCGACATCATCCCTCTGTCCGGCGCCCGGGTCGCCCTCGTCGTCGGTGACGTGGTGGGCCACGGCGTCCACGCCGCGGCCACGATGGGCCGACTGCGGACAGCTGTGCACACGCTGGCCAGCCTCGACCTGGAGCCCGACGAGGTCCTCGCCCGCCTAGACGATCTGGTCAACCTGTTGGCCGCCGAACAAGAGGAGGACGGCGAGCGGACCGTGGGTGAGCAGGTGATCGGCGCCACCTGCCTCTACGCCGTCTACGATCCCGTCTCCCGGCGGTGCTCCGCGGCGCGTGCGGGCCACCCCTCACCGATGGTGACCACACCCGACGGACAGGTCAGCCTGCTCGACCTGCCCGCCGGACCACCGCTCGGCCTGGGCGGCCTGCCGTTCGAGGCCGAGGAGGTCGAACTGGCCGAGGGAAGCCTGCTCACGCTCTACACCAACGGACTCATCGGCGAACGTTACGTCGACGTCGACCTGCGCCTGGAGCGGCTGCGCGCGGTGCTCACGCGCCCTGAGGACCCGTTGGAGCTCACGTGCCAGGCAGTCGTCGACGCCCTCGTGCCGGCCGATCCCACCGACGACGTCGCCCTGCTCGTCGCTCGCACCCTCGTGCTGCCATCGCAGAACGTCGCCTCCTGGCAACTCCCGCTGGAACCGGCCACCGCTGCCCTGGCCCGACAGCTGACGACGGCCAAACTCACCGAATGGGGTCTGGAACACCTGGCGTTCACCACCGAGCTGATCGCCAGCGAGCTGGTCACCAACGCATATCGGTACGCCGGCGGCCCCATGACCCTGCGGCTCATCCGTGAAAACTGCCTCATCTGCGAAGTCAGCGACGCCAGCCACACCTCTCCGCATCTGCGCAGGGCCCGGACCAACGACGAGGGCGGCCGCGGACTGTTCCTCGTGGCCCAGATGACCGAACGCTGGGGAACTCGCTACACGCGCGAGGGCAAGACCGTCTGGACCGAACAGCCGCTGTCCGCCACGCCCATCTGA
- a CDS encoding DNRLRE domain-containing protein, producing the protein MSRIAIGTALLTAAPLAIAGATGAVAAEDITPAAAAQVKQPSAADIAKADLAWATEHSKGGIPWALAQAKKAGKEVLVPNETTATTLTHANPDGSLTSELTPGPARMQRGGTWVDVDATLTTNAQGEVVSKAHPGGLELAPGGGTPAPSLRAAKDAAGRDLVTLGSGDGQVTLQWKGGLPKPRLDGTRATYKDAVPGADVVVEATRTGFEQFVDIKQRPATSGYSYTLPLKTEGLEAEPQKDGSVTFTDPKTGEKRAVMPAPVMWDATVDKVSGEHTNRHPVDMRVVDKGDGAFDLVVTPDAGFLADPDTKYPVTVDPSTSNLSNVFDTYVQQGETGDLSTDVELDFGNPGTTNSDGTPRTARSFVTWNTAAFKDAIVTNADVSLWNFHSGNTDCQPQEWTIWDTNGSSTASRWTRQPTWNQQFHSSTQTKGNPSCTNAPDGWITADITTLVQSWSSALDGKGYMGLRAATDDVKDWKRVNSANATSNPPKLTVTWNYRPGDGTAQQAGAPFKSYAGVWAVNTTTPTLRDKFTDADGDKVNGTFQIYDAATNKPITTPAGEGLIVSGYVTPGSWASVKVPAGQLADGKTYKFRTNAYDGTHYNLNWSPWREFVVDTTAPGEPKSVSSATYPENWGGGGAGVQGTFNVDTGVTDARDVQYRLDPFEDDAAESGWSTTPTTTTATTTKAVAATNTAAYVATPAEDGNHVVQTRSVDRADNVGPIRDYGFTAGNRDYNRKQKIDIKLPKTDPDAASPALTDDPLPAPGWKQGSAGRTFNKGGMEVTITPKAQRSLEGTRKAAKEAAKRAPSYPDPVVKDSWCQPSLAGEAQKSLMTRNKACLFFDLSFTARSKTLPGVDDIEYKATFETAFQIKTDPHAGDVKTWIQLNPITNTFPAQDRAVLLGSGDPDAWISSMCYSDGCNDGAGGKDIDFYGETNWKGGMNGNQPNDPHMITGTADHKWNGKVDNASGTRDVDLSKSMPVYFAGMPDTDVEPPPAPDGRKREWQDATGPWRSPDLIVRCDKVDSNGVPGCVMPQYTPEYKFNTAKYTAAAAHVWMVQNKSKPSQGLGATPEKPLHYHPSASRAESGWNAEKDSRKVMCTKYRGKRAADGWVPTKNFVNHPKTMMHQELVNSPYPDTISCDEFPFASTYESPGLPANKGGKMPAGKNGGGECIQTVSAKTDDASEHLLDDTRYDPPTWDENCGRSSMSTYMNSGAMSRLGNEFAPQFRLLDKDPYTVDVGDAWFKACDTSKADLICAMKKP; encoded by the coding sequence TTGTCCCGCATAGCAATTGGCACGGCGCTGCTTACCGCGGCACCGCTCGCCATCGCGGGGGCCACCGGTGCCGTGGCCGCGGAAGACATCACGCCGGCTGCTGCCGCTCAGGTGAAGCAGCCGAGTGCCGCGGACATCGCCAAGGCGGACCTCGCGTGGGCGACCGAGCACAGCAAGGGAGGCATCCCCTGGGCCCTCGCCCAGGCGAAGAAGGCGGGGAAGGAGGTTCTCGTCCCGAACGAGACGACGGCCACCACCCTCACCCACGCCAACCCGGACGGGTCGCTCACCTCGGAGCTGACCCCGGGTCCAGCGCGGATGCAGCGCGGCGGCACATGGGTGGACGTGGACGCCACGCTGACCACCAACGCCCAGGGCGAGGTGGTTTCCAAGGCCCACCCCGGCGGCCTCGAACTCGCCCCCGGTGGCGGCACCCCCGCTCCCTCGCTGAGGGCAGCCAAGGACGCGGCCGGCCGGGATCTGGTGACCCTGGGCAGCGGCGACGGGCAGGTCACGCTGCAGTGGAAGGGCGGCCTCCCCAAACCGCGTCTGGACGGCACCCGCGCCACGTACAAGGACGCCGTCCCCGGTGCCGATGTGGTGGTGGAGGCGACCCGGACGGGGTTCGAGCAGTTCGTCGACATCAAGCAGCGGCCCGCCACCAGCGGCTACAGCTACACCCTGCCGCTGAAGACCGAGGGCCTGGAAGCCGAGCCGCAGAAGGACGGCTCGGTGACCTTCACCGATCCGAAGACCGGTGAGAAGCGGGCTGTGATGCCCGCCCCGGTGATGTGGGACGCCACGGTGGACAAGGTCTCCGGGGAGCACACCAACCGACACCCGGTGGACATGAGGGTCGTGGACAAGGGCGACGGCGCGTTCGACCTCGTGGTCACCCCGGACGCCGGCTTCCTGGCCGACCCGGACACGAAGTACCCGGTGACCGTCGACCCCTCGACGTCGAACCTGTCGAATGTCTTCGACACCTATGTCCAGCAGGGCGAGACCGGTGACCTGTCCACGGACGTCGAGCTCGACTTCGGCAACCCCGGCACCACCAACAGCGATGGCACTCCACGCACCGCCCGGTCGTTCGTCACCTGGAACACCGCGGCGTTCAAGGACGCGATCGTCACGAACGCCGACGTCTCCTTGTGGAACTTCCACTCCGGGAACACCGACTGCCAGCCGCAGGAATGGACGATCTGGGACACCAACGGCTCGTCCACCGCCTCGCGGTGGACGAGGCAGCCCACCTGGAACCAGCAGTTCCACTCCTCCACCCAGACCAAGGGCAACCCGTCCTGCACGAACGCCCCCGACGGATGGATCACCGCGGACATCACCACGCTCGTGCAGAGCTGGTCCTCCGCCCTGGACGGCAAGGGCTACATGGGCCTGCGTGCCGCCACGGACGACGTCAAGGACTGGAAGCGCGTCAACAGCGCGAACGCCACCAGCAACCCGCCGAAGCTGACGGTCACTTGGAACTACCGTCCCGGTGACGGCACCGCGCAGCAGGCCGGCGCCCCGTTCAAGTCCTACGCCGGTGTCTGGGCGGTGAACACCACCACGCCGACCCTGCGGGACAAGTTCACCGACGCCGACGGTGACAAGGTCAACGGAACCTTCCAGATCTACGACGCGGCCACGAACAAGCCCATCACCACCCCGGCCGGGGAAGGCCTGATCGTCTCCGGCTACGTCACCCCGGGCTCCTGGGCCTCGGTGAAGGTCCCGGCCGGGCAGCTGGCCGACGGCAAGACGTACAAGTTCCGCACCAACGCCTACGACGGCACCCACTACAACCTGAACTGGTCCCCGTGGCGTGAGTTCGTCGTGGACACCACCGCGCCGGGCGAGCCCAAGAGCGTGTCCTCTGCGACCTACCCCGAAAACTGGGGCGGCGGCGGAGCGGGCGTCCAGGGCACCTTCAACGTCGACACCGGCGTCACCGACGCCCGTGACGTGCAGTACCGCCTCGACCCGTTCGAGGACGATGCGGCGGAGTCCGGCTGGTCCACCACCCCCACGACCACCACCGCCACGACCACCAAGGCCGTCGCCGCGACGAACACCGCCGCGTACGTCGCGACACCCGCCGAGGACGGCAACCACGTGGTGCAGACCCGCAGCGTGGACCGTGCGGACAACGTCGGCCCGATCCGTGACTACGGCTTCACCGCCGGAAACCGGGACTACAACCGCAAGCAGAAGATCGACATCAAGCTGCCGAAGACGGACCCGGACGCCGCGTCCCCCGCGCTCACGGACGATCCACTGCCGGCGCCGGGATGGAAGCAGGGTTCGGCCGGCCGCACCTTCAACAAGGGCGGCATGGAAGTGACCATCACCCCGAAGGCGCAGCGGTCCCTCGAAGGCACCCGGAAGGCAGCCAAGGAGGCTGCGAAGCGGGCGCCCAGCTACCCCGACCCGGTCGTAAAGGACTCCTGGTGCCAGCCGAGCCTTGCCGGTGAGGCACAGAAGTCGCTGATGACCCGCAACAAAGCCTGCCTCTTCTTCGACCTCAGCTTCACCGCCAGGAGCAAGACCCTGCCCGGCGTCGACGACATCGAATACAAGGCCACCTTCGAGACCGCCTTCCAGATCAAGACCGACCCGCACGCCGGCGACGTCAAGACCTGGATCCAGCTGAACCCCATCACCAACACGTTCCCCGCCCAGGACCGCGCCGTCCTGCTCGGCTCCGGTGACCCGGACGCCTGGATCTCGTCCATGTGCTACAGCGACGGCTGCAACGACGGGGCAGGCGGAAAGGACATCGACTTCTACGGAGAAACCAACTGGAAAGGCGGCATGAACGGCAACCAGCCCAACGACCCGCACATGATCACCGGCACCGCCGACCACAAGTGGAACGGCAAGGTCGACAACGCCTCCGGCACCCGCGACGTCGACCTCTCCAAGAGCATGCCGGTGTACTTCGCCGGCATGCCCGACACTGACGTGGAGCCGCCGCCCGCCCCGGACGGCAGGAAGCGTGAATGGCAGGACGCGACCGGCCCGTGGCGGTCCCCGGATCTCATCGTGCGCTGCGACAAGGTCGACTCCAACGGCGTCCCCGGCTGCGTGATGCCGCAGTACACACCTGAGTACAAGTTCAACACCGCCAAGTACACGGCCGCCGCGGCTCACGTCTGGATGGTGCAGAACAAGAGCAAGCCGTCCCAGGGGCTCGGCGCCACTCCGGAGAAGCCGCTGCACTACCACCCGTCTGCGAGCCGGGCGGAGAGCGGTTGGAACGCCGAGAAGGACTCCCGCAAGGTGATGTGCACCAAGTATCGGGGCAAGCGCGCCGCCGATGGTTGGGTGCCGACGAAGAACTTCGTCAACCACCCGAAGACGATGATGCACCAGGAACTCGTGAACAGTCCGTACCCGGATACGATCTCGTGTGACGAATTCCCGTTCGCCTCGACCTACGAGTCCCCGGGGCTGCCCGCCAACAAGGGCGGCAAGATGCCCGCCGGTAAGAACGGCGGCGGTGAGTGCATCCAGACCGTATCGGCCAAGACCGATGACGCCAGCGAACACCTGCTGGACGACACCCGCTACGACCCACCGACCTGGGACGAGAACTGCGGTCGCTCGTCGATGTCGACGTACATGAACTCGGGCGCAATGAGCCGCTTGGGTAACGAGTTCGCCCCGCAATTCCGGCTCCTCGACAAGGACCCGTACACCGTGGATGTCGGCGACGCATGGTTCAAGGCATGTGACACCTCCAAGGCCGACCTCATCTGTGCGATGAAGAAGCCCTGA
- a CDS encoding ATP-binding protein yields the protein MNRAITPHVAPQQQPTSTREFSMQFTSTTRGARLARRLVSHRLHDWGYPYGSTPNETITLIAAELTANAVRHGHLPGRDFHLRLTANAAGPATTLRIEVADTRTERCPAPEAVEIPPPLDEESGRGLYLMARLADRWGVTPRADAPGKTVWADVRVARTTET from the coding sequence ATGAACCGAGCAATTACCCCTCACGTGGCGCCCCAGCAACAGCCCACCTCCACCCGCGAGTTCTCGATGCAGTTCACCTCCACCACGCGCGGCGCCCGCCTCGCCCGCCGGCTCGTCTCGCACCGGCTTCACGACTGGGGTTACCCGTACGGCTCCACCCCCAACGAGACGATCACCCTCATCGCCGCGGAGCTCACCGCGAACGCCGTGCGCCATGGGCACCTCCCCGGCCGGGACTTCCACCTCCGCCTCACGGCGAACGCCGCAGGCCCGGCCACCACCCTCCGTATCGAGGTCGCCGACACCCGTACCGAGCGTTGCCCCGCCCCCGAGGCCGTCGAGATCCCACCACCCCTCGACGAGGAGTCGGGCCGCGGTCTGTACCTCATGGCCCGCCTCGCCGACCGCTGGGGCGTCACACCCCGCGCCGACGCTCCTGGTAAGACTGTGTGGGCGGACGTGCGTGTGGCACGTACGACCGAGACGTGA
- a CDS encoding helix-turn-helix domain-containing protein, giving the protein MDDQQQPEHEYETGSGILHVFGQQLKLCRVRAALERAELGALTGYSASTIASFEQGRRIPPPRFIDKADEVLDAGGLLKASKEEVARAQYPAFFRDAARLEAEAAELHLYAVQAVPGLLQTEEYTRALLTKRRPLLTEETIEQRVAARLARQEIFNNWLAPLMSFAIEEAVLRRPFGGKPVLRGQLEQLLLIGEKRNVEIQVMPLDREDNAGVDGPFTLITRKGGAQVVYLEVQGRSTLVTDPEEARAIAARYGIIRAQALTPRESLAFVEKLLGEL; this is encoded by the coding sequence ATGGACGATCAGCAACAGCCGGAGCACGAGTACGAGACGGGATCGGGCATCCTGCACGTCTTCGGGCAGCAGTTGAAGCTGTGCCGGGTACGGGCGGCGCTGGAGCGGGCGGAGTTGGGGGCGCTGACCGGGTACTCGGCGTCGACGATCGCCTCGTTCGAACAGGGGCGCCGGATTCCGCCGCCCCGGTTCATCGACAAGGCGGACGAGGTGCTGGATGCGGGCGGGTTACTGAAGGCGAGCAAAGAGGAGGTGGCGCGGGCACAGTATCCGGCGTTCTTCCGGGATGCGGCGCGGTTGGAGGCCGAGGCGGCTGAGCTGCATCTGTACGCCGTTCAGGCAGTTCCGGGACTCTTGCAGACTGAGGAGTACACCCGCGCACTACTCACCAAGCGCCGCCCGCTTCTGACTGAGGAGACAATCGAGCAGCGAGTTGCGGCCCGCCTCGCGCGGCAGGAGATCTTCAACAACTGGCTGGCTCCTCTCATGAGCTTCGCCATCGAGGAAGCGGTACTTCGTCGCCCCTTCGGTGGCAAGCCCGTTCTGCGTGGCCAGTTGGAGCAGTTGCTTCTGATCGGCGAGAAGCGCAACGTGGAGATCCAAGTCATGCCACTGGATCGGGAGGACAACGCAGGCGTCGACGGCCCGTTCACCTTGATCACGCGGAAGGGCGGAGCCCAGGTCGTGTACTTGGAGGTACAGGGCCGCAGCACCTTGGTCACAGACCCGGAGGAGGCCCGTGCCATCGCCGCGCGCTATGGGATCATCCGGGCGCAGGCTCTCACGCCACGAGAGTCGCTTGCATTCGTCGAGAAGTTGCTGGGAGAGCTATGA
- a CDS encoding DUF397 domain-containing protein yields MKIAETNTAAAELVWLKSSYSGAEGGECVEVAPSPGTIHVRDSKDKTGPSLRVASEGWAAFVEFAAQG; encoded by the coding sequence ATGAAGATCGCGGAGACCAACACAGCAGCTGCGGAGCTGGTCTGGCTCAAGAGCAGTTACAGCGGAGCCGAGGGTGGCGAATGTGTCGAGGTCGCGCCCTCCCCCGGCACCATCCACGTCCGCGACTCGAAGGACAAGACGGGGCCGTCCCTGCGCGTGGCCTCCGAGGGCTGGGCTGCCTTCGTGGAATTCGCCGCGCAGGGCTGA
- a CDS encoding DUF7008 domain-containing protein — protein sequence MPRVRQGRSCCPCPHACSDGRCTGGIEELMPWVHQWHGEHDEEWGGTPSGEYQAYLDEQRGKHGLSADDLKAWRPEKKARGRAKKPD from the coding sequence CTGCCGCGGGTCAGGCAAGGACGCTCGTGCTGCCCATGCCCGCATGCGTGCTCGGATGGTCGCTGTACAGGAGGAATTGAGGAGCTGATGCCGTGGGTCCACCAGTGGCACGGTGAGCACGACGAGGAGTGGGGCGGAACACCGTCCGGGGAGTACCAGGCGTACCTGGACGAGCAGCGCGGGAAGCACGGGCTCTCGGCGGACGACCTGAAGGCTTGGCGACCGGAGAAGAAGGCGCGCGGCCGGGCGAAGAAGCCCGACTGA